One Candidatus Binatia bacterium DNA window includes the following coding sequences:
- the fusA-1 gene encoding elongation factor G, with product MAEDVRRMRNLGIVGQGGVGKTSLGEALLYVAGATNRLGSVTEGTSNFDFEPEEIRRQLSLSAAFYPVDWKKHRITIVDLPGYANFLADTMNCLRACTGALFVLSPSPGDIKVEAEKVWARARELELPVLGVVTRLDRDPVDYEKALLEFAEVLGARPVPVELPLGTGEEFRGVVDLVRRKAIVTREGGVAEEEIPASLRTKAEEAREKLVETVAEATDELTEKYLEEGTLSEEEIVEALRVGTRARKFVPVFFASGTRAVGIQPLLDAVVELLPSPAERPPARGLDPVLGEEVERQPDPEAPFSALVLKTIVDPFAGRLSVFHVLSGTVSSDSTVLNVNKDSKEHLGQLFRLEGKKQQPVPKAVAGEIVAVAKLKETASGDTLASEKAPIRYPGLVEPAIAISFALEPKSKADEEKASQALQRMMEEDIGLKVHRDPRTHELILSGVGQLHVEVVVEKLKRKYGVEVELKAPKVPYLETIKAKAKAQGRLKKQTGGRGQFADTWIEIEPLPRGKGFEFVSTIVGGAVPKNYIPAVEKGIREAMNEGFLAGYPMVDIKATLFDGSYHEVDSSDMAFKIAASMGFKNACAQAKPVLLEPMMRLEVTVPDECLGDVIGDLNSRRGRVLGVDPKPGGQVIRAIVPMSEVLRYAPDLRSITGGRGSFTMELAGYEEAPPHIAEKVIKEAQAARQEKA from the coding sequence ATGGCAGAGGACGTAAGACGCATGCGGAACCTGGGGATCGTCGGCCAGGGGGGTGTGGGGAAGACCTCGCTCGGCGAGGCGTTGCTCTACGTGGCCGGGGCGACGAACCGGCTCGGCTCGGTCACCGAGGGAACCTCGAACTTCGACTTCGAGCCCGAGGAGATTCGGCGGCAGTTGAGTCTGTCCGCGGCTTTCTACCCGGTCGACTGGAAAAAGCACCGGATCACGATCGTCGACCTGCCGGGTTACGCGAACTTCCTCGCCGACACGATGAACTGCCTGCGTGCCTGCACCGGGGCGCTGTTCGTCCTTTCGCCGAGCCCGGGAGACATCAAGGTCGAAGCGGAAAAGGTCTGGGCGCGGGCTCGGGAGCTCGAGCTTCCGGTCCTGGGGGTCGTGACGCGGCTCGACCGGGACCCCGTGGACTACGAGAAGGCCCTGCTGGAGTTCGCCGAGGTGCTGGGGGCCCGACCCGTCCCGGTCGAACTACCGCTCGGGACCGGCGAGGAGTTCCGTGGGGTGGTCGACCTGGTTCGCCGGAAGGCGATCGTCACACGCGAGGGCGGCGTGGCCGAGGAGGAGATTCCGGCGTCCTTGCGTACGAAAGCCGAGGAGGCGCGCGAAAAGCTCGTGGAGACCGTGGCCGAAGCCACGGACGAGCTCACCGAGAAATACCTCGAAGAGGGCACGCTTTCGGAGGAAGAGATCGTGGAGGCGCTCCGTGTCGGCACCCGAGCGCGGAAGTTCGTCCCGGTCTTTTTCGCGTCGGGCACGAGAGCGGTGGGAATCCAGCCCCTGCTCGACGCGGTCGTGGAACTCCTCCCTTCCCCCGCCGAGCGGCCACCCGCTCGGGGGCTCGACCCGGTGCTCGGGGAGGAAGTGGAGCGACAGCCCGACCCCGAGGCGCCGTTTTCGGCCCTCGTTCTCAAAACGATCGTGGATCCCTTCGCGGGGAGGCTCAGCGTCTTCCACGTCCTCTCGGGCACGGTGTCTTCGGACTCCACGGTGCTCAACGTGAACAAGGACTCGAAAGAGCACCTGGGGCAGCTCTTCCGGCTCGAGGGGAAAAAACAGCAGCCCGTCCCCAAGGCCGTGGCGGGCGAGATCGTGGCGGTGGCGAAGCTCAAGGAGACGGCTTCGGGCGACACGCTCGCGAGCGAAAAGGCTCCCATCCGCTACCCGGGCCTCGTCGAGCCTGCCATCGCGATTTCGTTCGCGCTCGAGCCGAAGTCGAAGGCCGACGAAGAAAAGGCTTCGCAGGCGCTGCAGCGGATGATGGAAGAGGACATCGGTCTCAAGGTGCACCGCGATCCGCGCACCCACGAGCTCATTCTCTCCGGCGTGGGCCAGCTTCACGTCGAGGTCGTCGTCGAGAAGCTCAAACGCAAATACGGCGTCGAGGTCGAGCTCAAGGCCCCGAAGGTTCCCTACCTCGAAACGATCAAGGCGAAGGCGAAAGCGCAGGGACGCCTCAAGAAGCAGACGGGGGGGCGGGGGCAGTTCGCCGACACCTGGATCGAGATCGAGCCCCTGCCCCGCGGAAAGGGGTTCGAGTTCGTCAGCACGATCGTGGGGGGCGCCGTTCCCAAGAACTACATTCCGGCCGTGGAGAAGGGCATCCGCGAGGCCATGAACGAGGGCTTTCTCGCCGGCTATCCCATGGTGGACATCAAGGCGACGCTTTTCGACGGCTCGTACCACGAGGTGGATTCTTCGGACATGGCGTTCAAGATCGCGGCGTCGATGGGGTTCAAGAACGCCTGCGCGCAGGCGAAGCCGGTGTTGCTCGAGCCGATGATGCGGCTCGAGGTCACCGTGCCCGACGAATGTCTCGGGGATGTGATCGGAGACCTGAACAGCCGCCGCGGACGGGTTCTGGGCGTGGATCCGAAGCCCGGGGGGCAGGTGATCCGAGCGATCGTGCCGATGTCGGAGGTTCTCCGCTACGCCCCGGACCTTCGTTCGATCACGGGGGGGCGGGGGAGCTTCACGATGGAGCTCGCGGGTTACGAGGAAGCTCCGCCGCACATCGCCGAGAAGGTCATCAAGGAAGCGCAGGCGGCCAGGCAGGAAAAGGCCTGA
- a CDS encoding oxidoreductase, whose translation MSHEGRPKHVVVVGAGYTGLTAAYRLLRAGHRVTVLERSHRLGGLAMTYDLLGSRIEKYYHHLFTSDRDILALARELGVAVRWPSPPMGMFHGGRVYPFTTPIDLLRFRPLSLPDRVRFGAVALFLQHYPDARRFENVTAAEWYRRWIGPKAFEATVGPLLRVKFGRNAENVSMVWMWGKMRLRGTSRKQAGTKESLGYVEGSFGALTDKLESEIRKLGGEIRTGHVVSRIVTGPPSPELRGAGLPGFLSNLRPSENHASPPDRWLRVRPRELRVRTNRGEFVCDAVLSTVAPALLAEWAEELPPDWKSKARSIEYTGVLCTTLVLKRSLSPIYWMNVADPSVPFGGVIEHTNYIPAAEYGGRHIVYLSHYTYTDEEYYRLPSDEILRRYLPHLARIQPAFDPSWIEKVVFARDRYTQPIVGVRFFEKLLPYVTPLPGLFSASMAQIYPEDRGTNYAVRSGNQVARVIDRFLREAS comes from the coding sequence ATGTCGCACGAGGGCCGACCGAAACACGTGGTCGTGGTAGGGGCGGGGTACACGGGGCTCACGGCGGCTTACCGCCTGCTCCGGGCCGGGCACCGCGTGACCGTGCTCGAGCGTTCCCACCGGCTCGGCGGCCTCGCGATGACGTACGACCTTCTCGGTTCGCGCATCGAGAAGTACTACCACCATCTCTTCACGAGCGACCGCGACATCCTGGCGCTCGCCCGCGAGCTCGGCGTCGCGGTCCGCTGGCCTTCCCCGCCCATGGGCATGTTCCACGGCGGGCGCGTCTATCCTTTCACGACGCCGATCGACCTTCTCAGGTTCCGGCCCCTGAGCTTGCCCGATCGGGTGCGCTTCGGCGCCGTGGCACTTTTCCTCCAGCACTACCCGGACGCGCGCAGGTTCGAGAACGTCACGGCGGCGGAGTGGTACCGACGCTGGATCGGTCCGAAGGCTTTCGAAGCCACGGTGGGCCCGCTCCTGCGCGTCAAGTTCGGGCGCAACGCCGAAAACGTCTCGATGGTGTGGATGTGGGGGAAGATGAGGCTTCGGGGCACGTCCCGAAAGCAAGCGGGAACCAAGGAAAGCCTGGGCTACGTCGAGGGGAGTTTCGGTGCCCTCACCGACAAGCTCGAAAGCGAAATCCGGAAGCTCGGTGGCGAGATCCGCACGGGCCACGTCGTCTCGCGGATCGTGACCGGGCCTCCTTCTCCCGAGCTTCGGGGCGCGGGGCTCCCCGGTTTTCTCTCCAACCTCCGACCCTCCGAGAACCACGCGAGCCCTCCGGATCGATGGCTGCGCGTCCGGCCGCGGGAGCTGCGCGTCCGGACGAACCGCGGCGAGTTCGTCTGCGACGCCGTGCTCAGCACGGTGGCTCCGGCGCTTCTCGCCGAATGGGCCGAGGAGCTTCCCCCCGACTGGAAATCGAAGGCCAGGAGCATCGAGTACACGGGCGTCCTCTGCACGACGCTCGTCCTCAAAAGGTCGCTTTCTCCCATCTACTGGATGAACGTCGCCGACCCGTCCGTACCCTTCGGTGGAGTCATCGAACACACGAACTACATCCCGGCGGCCGAGTACGGCGGGAGGCACATCGTCTACCTTTCCCACTACACCTACACGGACGAGGAGTACTATCGGCTTCCCTCCGACGAGATCCTCCGCCGCTACCTTCCCCATCTCGCCCGCATCCAGCCTGCCTTCGACCCGAGCTGGATCGAGAAGGTCGTCTTCGCCCGCGACCGCTACACGCAGCCTATCGTCGGAGTCCGGTTTTTCGAGAAGCTGCTACCCTACGTCACACCCTTGCCCGGGCTCTTCAGCGCGTCCATGGCGCAGATCTACCCCGAGGACCGGGGGACGAACTACGCCGTGCGTTCCGGCAACCAGGTCGCCCGGGTGATCGACCGCTTCTTGCGAGAGGCCTCTTAG
- the birA gene encoding bifunctional ligase/repressor BirA yields the protein MFPSDLSPERVRSLSEARSLGRIVEFHRVVDSTNTRARDLARSGSPEGTLVLADAQTKGRGRFGRSWVSPPGVNLYASLVLRPGRAPEEVLGLPLVVGLGVAETVAEWAGERTRIKWPNDVEIAGKKVAGVLCELEGEAGRVEFVIAGVGVNLNATEFPEELRDRATSVRLATGRVVDRAVFCARLLERLEKRYESFLAGGFRSLQDEWNRWHGLSGKRIRVVRGGEAVEGVAGPVDVRGRLEIRTAGGSVHVDGGEATVLGGGMRDGA from the coding sequence TTGTTCCCTTCGGACCTCTCGCCCGAGCGGGTGCGGTCGCTTTCGGAGGCGCGGAGCCTCGGCCGGATCGTCGAATTCCATCGGGTCGTCGACTCGACGAACACGCGGGCGCGAGACCTCGCGCGTTCCGGGAGCCCGGAGGGGACCCTGGTTCTGGCGGACGCGCAGACGAAGGGCCGGGGGCGGTTCGGGCGCTCCTGGGTCTCGCCGCCGGGGGTGAACCTCTACGCCTCGCTGGTCTTGCGGCCGGGAAGAGCTCCCGAGGAAGTGCTCGGTTTGCCGCTCGTGGTCGGTCTCGGGGTGGCGGAAACCGTGGCCGAGTGGGCGGGCGAGAGGACTCGGATCAAGTGGCCGAACGACGTGGAGATCGCGGGGAAAAAGGTGGCGGGGGTGCTCTGCGAACTCGAGGGGGAAGCCGGGCGGGTCGAGTTCGTGATCGCGGGCGTAGGCGTGAACCTCAACGCGACGGAGTTCCCCGAGGAGCTGCGGGATCGGGCCACGTCGGTGCGGCTCGCGACGGGCCGGGTCGTCGATCGGGCCGTCTTTTGCGCCCGGTTGCTCGAGCGCCTCGAAAAGCGCTACGAGTCCTTTCTGGCCGGAGGTTTTCGTTCCTTGCAGGACGAGTGGAACCGGTGGCACGGACTCTCGGGCAAAAGGATTCGCGTCGTTCGGGGAGGCGAGGCCGTCGAAGGGGTCGCGGGCCCCGTGGACGTGCGGGGGAGACTCGAGATCCGGACGGCCGGAGGCTCGGTGCACGTCGACGGAGGGGAAGCCACCGTCCTCGGTGGAGGGATGCGTGACGGCGCGTAA
- a CDS encoding 6-pyruvoyl tetrahydrobiopterin synthase, with amino-acid sequence MERRESFKVVVAKDYLKFSAAHFIAYPGFREPLHGHNYRVSVEVAGELGPQGYVVDFGIVKKLARAVCAELDEKVLVPARSDCLAVREEGDCISLRSESGEFRFPRRDCVLLPIVHSSAEELARYLAGELLAALGREGVTKVASIEVGVEETPGQTAYFRLDSSS; translated from the coding sequence ATGGAGAGGCGAGAGTCCTTCAAGGTGGTCGTCGCGAAGGACTACCTGAAGTTCTCCGCGGCGCACTTCATCGCGTACCCCGGCTTTCGGGAACCCCTGCACGGCCACAACTACCGGGTCTCCGTCGAAGTCGCCGGCGAGCTCGGGCCGCAGGGCTACGTGGTAGACTTCGGGATCGTGAAAAAGCTGGCCCGAGCGGTATGCGCCGAGCTCGACGAAAAAGTCCTCGTCCCCGCCCGCAGCGATTGTCTGGCAGTGCGCGAGGAGGGAGATTGCATTTCCCTCCGGTCCGAAAGCGGCGAGTTCCGTTTTCCGCGGCGGGACTGCGTTCTTCTCCCGATCGTCCACAGCTCGGCCGAAGAGCTCGCCCGCTACCTCGCGGGAGAGCTTCTCGCGGCGCTCGGCCGCGAGGGCGTCACGAAGGTGGCCTCCATCGAAGTGGGAGTGGAAGAAACGCCGGGGCAAACCGCCTACTTCCGGCTGGACAGCTCTTCTTGA
- a CDS encoding nicotinate-nucleotide diphosphorylase (carboxylating), with product MSVPLFSPGTRALVRAALEEDLGRGDVTSELLVPPEAAIEGRIVAKAEGVLAGSFLLPLVFEEAGGGVRVVSVLGDGVRLRPGSVVARVEGRARTLLAGERVALNLLGHLSGIATLTSKFAERVAGTKAVVVDTRKTLPGLRALEKYAVRVGGGKNHRFGLDDGILVKENHVAVVGGVRRAVEMARARRPHLLRVEVECRTLAEVEEALGAGADAILLDNMGVADVRRAVELVAGRALVEASGGISLENVREVAAAGVDFVSVGALTHSAPALDFSMLLGVADA from the coding sequence GTGAGCGTGCCTCTCTTCTCGCCGGGGACCCGCGCTCTCGTACGGGCTGCGCTGGAAGAAGACCTCGGACGCGGGGACGTGACGTCGGAGCTTCTCGTTCCGCCCGAGGCGGCGATCGAGGGCCGGATCGTGGCCAAGGCGGAAGGGGTGCTGGCGGGCTCGTTCCTCTTGCCGCTCGTCTTCGAGGAGGCAGGAGGCGGGGTACGTGTCGTTTCGGTGCTCGGGGACGGGGTGCGGTTGCGCCCGGGCTCGGTCGTGGCACGTGTGGAGGGAAGGGCGAGGACGCTTCTCGCGGGCGAGAGGGTGGCGTTGAATCTCCTCGGTCACCTGAGCGGAATTGCGACGCTGACCTCGAAGTTCGCCGAGAGGGTAGCGGGGACGAAGGCCGTGGTCGTCGACACGAGGAAAACCCTGCCGGGACTCCGGGCACTCGAGAAGTACGCGGTACGGGTGGGAGGCGGGAAGAACCACCGGTTCGGTCTCGACGACGGCATCCTGGTCAAAGAAAACCACGTGGCGGTCGTCGGCGGAGTGCGGCGGGCCGTGGAGATGGCGCGGGCCCGTCGCCCGCATCTCCTTCGGGTCGAGGTGGAGTGTCGAACGCTCGCCGAGGTGGAGGAGGCTCTCGGTGCCGGCGCGGACGCGATCCTCCTCGACAACATGGGAGTCGCGGACGTGCGTCGAGCGGTCGAGCTCGTCGCGGGCCGGGCCCTCGTCGAGGCATCCGGTGGCATCTCGCTCGAGAACGTGCGCGAGGTGGCCGCGGCGGGCGTCGACTTCGTCTCGGTCGGGGCGCTGACCCACTCCGCCCCGGCGCTCGACTTCAGCATGCTCCTCGGTGTCGCGGACGCCTGA
- the coaX gene encoding type III pantothenate kinase, whose translation MTARKPRGELLAIDVGNTHTVLGLFAGRKLLRDWRLHTDPRRTADEYGLLVRNLLGQEGFGSVEGVAVASVVPDMTTVVVEMCERHLGVAPFVVAPGVKTGVAIHYESPWEIGADRIVNAVAAYEKTRDVTVVVDFGTATTFDYVSARGEYMGGVLAPGLGVAADALFERAAKLYRVEFAKPRHVVGRSTREALQSGLLYGYVGLVDGIVRRIAEEQGTRPRVLATGGYARWIAPESETIDEVDEFLTLEGLRILYERNRL comes from the coding sequence GTGACGGCGCGTAAGCCTCGGGGCGAGCTTCTCGCGATCGACGTGGGAAACACGCACACCGTCCTCGGTCTTTTCGCGGGCCGGAAGCTTCTCCGCGATTGGAGACTCCACACCGACCCTCGGCGAACGGCCGACGAGTACGGTCTTCTGGTCCGCAACCTCCTCGGACAGGAGGGTTTCGGGTCGGTCGAAGGCGTGGCGGTCGCGAGCGTCGTTCCCGACATGACCACGGTGGTCGTCGAGATGTGCGAGCGGCACCTGGGCGTCGCACCCTTCGTCGTCGCCCCCGGCGTGAAGACCGGCGTGGCGATCCACTACGAGAGCCCCTGGGAAATCGGGGCGGACCGGATCGTGAACGCCGTGGCCGCCTACGAGAAAACCCGCGACGTCACGGTCGTCGTCGACTTCGGGACCGCGACCACCTTCGACTACGTCTCGGCCCGCGGCGAGTACATGGGCGGTGTTCTCGCTCCGGGGCTCGGCGTGGCGGCCGACGCACTCTTCGAGCGGGCCGCGAAGCTCTACCGCGTGGAGTTCGCCAAGCCGAGACACGTCGTCGGCCGCAGCACGAGGGAAGCTCTCCAGTCGGGCCTCCTCTACGGCTACGTGGGACTCGTCGACGGGATCGTACGCCGGATCGCGGAGGAGCAGGGGACCCGCCCTCGTGTGCTCGCGACCGGAGGGTACGCCCGCTGGATCGCACCCGAGTCCGAGACCATCGACGAGGTCGACGAATTTCTCACTCTCGAGGGGCTCAGGATTCTTTACGAACGCAATCGCTTGTAG
- the pepA gene encoding putative cytosol aminopeptidase: MKVRLSNEPAERVVADLLLLVVRSREEEAVRRLDRLAEGRVGRLLDVAGASETTRPLLSPTDGRKLRCRMLGVLLLPPDTPADWRLVADSALSVARDLRARRLAVHLPAADAVPPVAETLLLGSYAFDVFRSEPPSYRAPEQVLLLGKDLAGERKNLERAELFARATCFARDLVNLPAAVATPAYLARVARKLAREGGLRCRVYDRSRLRRLGMGGILGVGQGSAHSPCLVELVYLPRRPRLRVALVGKGITFDSGGLVLKNAQSIQTQKRDMAGGASVLGVFSALPKLGLPVEVRGYVPLAENMPDARAIKPGDVVRIHGGTTVEVLNTDAEGRLVLADALSFAQRTRPHVVVDCATLTAAVRVALGNRYAAVLGNDRGLVELLREAGESVGEKLWELPLVDEYRKDLESSVADLKNVGENRAGTIVAGLFLERFVRKGLPWAHIDFSSTAFTESPFPGHPAGASGFGVRTLLRFLELAPEKLGRG; encoded by the coding sequence GTGAAGGTCCGGCTTTCGAACGAACCCGCCGAACGCGTCGTCGCGGATCTGCTCCTCCTCGTCGTCCGGAGCCGGGAAGAGGAGGCGGTGCGACGCCTCGACCGGTTGGCCGAAGGTCGGGTCGGGCGCCTCCTCGATGTGGCCGGCGCCTCCGAAACGACCAGGCCTTTGCTTTCTCCGACCGACGGAAGGAAGCTGCGCTGCCGAATGCTCGGGGTCCTTTTGCTGCCCCCGGACACTCCTGCCGACTGGCGCCTGGTCGCCGACTCGGCACTTTCCGTCGCACGCGACCTGCGGGCCCGGCGGCTGGCGGTCCACCTGCCCGCCGCCGATGCCGTGCCGCCCGTCGCCGAGACGCTGCTCCTTGGAAGCTATGCGTTCGACGTCTTCCGGAGCGAGCCGCCGAGCTACCGGGCGCCGGAGCAGGTTCTGCTTCTCGGCAAAGACCTGGCCGGAGAACGCAAGAACCTCGAGCGCGCCGAACTTTTCGCGCGCGCCACCTGCTTCGCACGCGATCTCGTCAACCTACCGGCGGCGGTGGCCACGCCCGCCTACCTCGCGCGAGTAGCCCGCAAGCTCGCACGAGAAGGAGGACTCCGCTGCCGGGTTTACGACCGTTCCCGCCTCCGGCGGCTCGGCATGGGGGGCATCCTCGGCGTGGGACAGGGGAGCGCCCACTCCCCCTGCCTCGTCGAACTCGTCTACCTCCCACGCCGTCCGCGGCTCCGGGTAGCGCTGGTGGGCAAAGGGATCACGTTCGACAGCGGCGGGCTCGTCCTGAAAAACGCCCAGTCCATCCAGACGCAAAAGCGCGACATGGCCGGCGGGGCTTCGGTGCTCGGAGTGTTCTCGGCGCTACCGAAGCTCGGCCTTCCCGTCGAGGTCCGGGGTTACGTGCCTCTCGCCGAGAACATGCCGGATGCGCGGGCGATCAAACCGGGCGACGTCGTCCGCATCCACGGAGGCACGACCGTCGAGGTCCTCAACACGGACGCCGAAGGTCGGCTCGTGCTGGCCGACGCGCTCTCCTTCGCGCAGCGAACGCGGCCCCACGTCGTCGTCGACTGCGCCACGCTCACGGCCGCCGTGCGCGTGGCCCTCGGAAATCGCTACGCGGCAGTCCTGGGCAACGATCGGGGCCTCGTCGAGCTCTTGCGGGAAGCGGGCGAGTCCGTCGGCGAGAAACTCTGGGAGCTCCCGCTCGTCGACGAATACCGCAAGGACCTCGAAAGCTCCGTGGCCGACTTGAAGAACGTGGGCGAAAACCGCGCGGGCACGATCGTGGCGGGGCTTTTCCTCGAGCGGTTCGTCCGAAAGGGGCTTCCCTGGGCCCACATCGACTTTTCGAGTACGGCCTTCACGGAGAGCCCCTTTCCCGGTCACCCGGCGGGTGCCTCGGGCTTCGGGGTGCGCACGCTTTTGCGCTTTCTCGAGCTCGCGCCCGAAAAGCTCGGACGCGGCTGA
- the valS gene encoding valine--tRNA ligase — MRELPKTYDPRTVERRWYAAWLEKGYFHADENRPGPRFSVVIPPPNVTGSLTMGHVLNNTLQDILVRYQRMCGKVTLWMPGTDHAGIATQNVVERALAREGLDRHRLGRERFLERVWAWKEKYGRTILEQLQRLGCSCDWERERFTMDEGLSRAVREVFVRLYEKGLVYRGRRIIHWCPRCQTALSDEEAVTTEGGEAGHLWYIRYPAEDGGEGVVVATTRPETMLGDTGVAVHPEDERYRELVGKRVVLPLLGRPVPVVADDAVDPSFGTGAVKVTPAHDANDFEIGQRHGLPPLCVMDTQGRINAEGGPYAGLDRMEARRRIVSDLEKLGLLVRTEPYRVPVRRCQRCETVVEPYLSEQWFVRMKPLAGPAIEAVRTGRLELVPERWVGVYLHWLENIRDWCISRQLWWGHRIPVWYCSACGAETVAREDPDRCASCGSGEIVQDPDVLDTWFSSWLWPFSTMGWPERTRLLERFYPTDVLVTGADIIFFWVARMVMAGYEFTGDCPFRTVLFHSIVRDLQGRKMSKSLGNSPDPLEVIETYGADALRFTVVASAPATEDLRFAPEKTEFGRNFANKVWNAARFVLRSTEGFVPLPPRSELALPDRWILSRLEAVTRETRDALDGLRFHEAAMGLYRFFWGEFCDWYIELAKLVLGGEAPGPGSAARATLVHVLERYLRLLHPFMPFLTEEIWQALPSPREAESIVVAPYPAPDEALRDERAEREIGSLVEFVRGVRNVRAELGIRPSARLVLRVVPSDSAGLLDVLEPYVKALARVERIERLAESGKPVGEPFVPVEGIGEVYVPLRGLVDPAELRGRIARDLEKVRAELERVEKKLARKDFVERAPAEVVAKERAKAGELAERKRTLERHLETLEQAVS; from the coding sequence ATGCGCGAGCTTCCGAAGACTTACGACCCCCGTACCGTCGAACGACGCTGGTATGCCGCGTGGCTCGAAAAGGGCTACTTTCACGCCGACGAAAACCGCCCGGGCCCGCGCTTCTCGGTCGTGATCCCGCCGCCGAACGTGACGGGGAGCCTCACCATGGGGCACGTTCTCAACAACACGCTCCAGGACATCCTGGTTCGTTACCAGAGGATGTGCGGGAAGGTCACCCTCTGGATGCCCGGGACGGACCATGCCGGCATCGCGACGCAGAACGTCGTCGAGCGTGCCCTGGCCCGGGAGGGCCTCGACCGTCATCGGCTCGGGCGCGAGAGGTTCCTCGAGCGGGTGTGGGCGTGGAAGGAAAAATACGGGCGGACCATCCTCGAGCAGCTCCAGCGTCTCGGATGCTCCTGCGACTGGGAAAGGGAGCGCTTCACGATGGACGAGGGACTCTCGCGGGCCGTGCGGGAGGTCTTCGTGCGACTCTACGAAAAAGGGCTCGTCTACCGGGGACGCCGCATCATCCACTGGTGTCCGAGGTGCCAGACGGCGCTTTCGGACGAAGAGGCGGTCACGACGGAAGGAGGAGAGGCGGGCCATCTCTGGTACATTCGCTATCCGGCCGAAGACGGCGGCGAGGGTGTCGTCGTGGCGACGACGCGCCCCGAGACCATGCTCGGCGACACCGGGGTCGCCGTGCATCCCGAGGACGAACGGTACCGGGAGCTCGTCGGCAAGCGGGTGGTGCTCCCTCTTCTCGGGCGCCCCGTTCCGGTCGTCGCGGACGACGCGGTCGACCCCTCCTTCGGTACGGGTGCCGTCAAGGTCACTCCCGCCCACGACGCGAACGACTTCGAGATCGGGCAAAGGCACGGTCTCCCGCCGCTCTGCGTGATGGACACGCAGGGGCGCATCAACGCGGAAGGTGGCCCCTACGCGGGGCTCGACCGGATGGAGGCACGGCGCCGTATCGTCTCCGACCTCGAAAAACTCGGGCTTCTGGTGCGCACGGAGCCCTACCGCGTGCCGGTCCGCCGCTGCCAGCGTTGCGAGACGGTCGTGGAACCGTACTTGTCCGAGCAGTGGTTCGTCCGGATGAAACCTCTCGCCGGGCCGGCGATCGAAGCCGTCCGGACGGGGCGCCTCGAACTCGTTCCCGAGCGCTGGGTAGGCGTCTACCTGCACTGGCTCGAGAACATCCGCGACTGGTGCATCAGCCGCCAGCTCTGGTGGGGCCACAGGATCCCGGTCTGGTACTGCTCGGCTTGCGGAGCCGAGACGGTGGCGCGCGAGGATCCCGACCGGTGTGCCTCCTGCGGGTCGGGGGAAATCGTGCAGGACCCGGACGTGCTGGACACCTGGTTCAGCTCCTGGCTCTGGCCTTTCTCGACGATGGGCTGGCCGGAACGCACCCGGCTCCTCGAGCGCTTCTATCCGACGGACGTCCTCGTCACGGGTGCCGACATCATCTTCTTCTGGGTCGCCCGGATGGTCATGGCGGGCTACGAGTTCACGGGCGACTGCCCGTTCCGGACGGTCCTCTTCCACAGCATCGTCCGGGACCTCCAGGGGCGGAAGATGTCGAAGTCGCTCGGCAATTCTCCCGATCCTCTCGAGGTCATCGAAACCTACGGTGCGGACGCCCTCCGGTTCACCGTGGTCGCTTCCGCCCCCGCTACCGAAGATCTCCGCTTCGCGCCCGAGAAGACCGAGTTCGGCCGGAACTTCGCCAACAAGGTGTGGAACGCCGCGCGTTTCGTTCTTCGCTCGACCGAGGGGTTCGTCCCTCTGCCCCCGCGTTCGGAGCTCGCCTTGCCGGACCGATGGATTCTCTCGCGGCTCGAGGCCGTCACGCGGGAAACTCGGGATGCTCTCGACGGCCTTCGCTTCCACGAGGCGGCCATGGGCCTCTACCGGTTTTTCTGGGGCGAGTTCTGCGACTGGTACATCGAGCTCGCGAAGCTCGTCCTCGGAGGGGAGGCCCCGGGTCCGGGCTCGGCCGCACGGGCTACGCTGGTCCACGTCCTCGAGCGCTACCTGCGACTCCTCCACCCGTTCATGCCGTTTCTGACCGAAGAGATCTGGCAGGCGCTGCCGTCTCCGAGGGAAGCCGAGAGCATCGTGGTGGCTCCGTACCCCGCGCCCGACGAGGCGCTGCGGGACGAGCGGGCGGAGCGCGAAATCGGGAGCCTCGTCGAGTTCGTGCGCGGGGTCCGGAACGTCCGTGCGGAGCTCGGCATCCGGCCCTCGGCGAGGCTCGTGTTGAGGGTGGTCCCGTCGGACTCGGCCGGTCTCCTCGACGTCCTCGAGCCCTACGTGAAGGCCCTCGCGCGGGTGGAGCGGATCGAGCGGCTCGCGGAGTCGGGAAAGCCGGTGGGCGAGCCTTTCGTGCCCGTCGAGGGGATCGGCGAGGTGTACGTGCCTCTCCGGGGGCTCGTCGATCCGGCCGAGCTCCGGGGGCGGATCGCGCGCGACCTCGAGAAGGTGCGCGCGGAGCTCGAGAGGGTGGAGAAAAAGCTCGCCCGCAAAGACTTCGTCGAGCGGGCTCCCGCCGAAGTGGTGGCCAAGGAGCGCGCGAAAGCGGGCGAGCTGGCCGAGCGTAAGCGGACCCTCGAAAGACACCTCGAAACGCTCGAGCAGGCGGTGTCGTGA